The Zygotorulaspora mrakii chromosome 3, complete sequence genome includes a region encoding these proteins:
- the RPF1 gene encoding rRNA-binding ribosome biosynthesis protein RPF1 (similar to Saccharomyces cerevisiae RPF1 (YHR088W); ancestral locus Anc_5.385) — protein sequence MSDIRIKNKQKRQQIFAELRDQNNKERHTMRRERAKLERDDVEAKEKRLAENVPATIESMRVYDETINKEIEGDEEDLMRFFNTNNGEPPKILLTTNVNARKKAYEFANVLIEILPNVTFVKRKFGFKLKEIIDICKKRDFTDVVIINEDKKKVTGLTFMHLPEGPSFYFKVSSYVEVQKISGHGRPTSHIPELILNNFQTRLGKTVGKLFQSIFPQNPDIEGRQVITLHNQRDYIFFRRHRYVFRDEQKVGLQELGPQFTLKLKRLQKGFKEETEWEHKPEMDKEKKKFYL from the coding sequence ATGTCAGACATAAGGATAAAGAACAAACAGAAGAGACAGCAAATTTTTGCTGAACTCAGGGACCAGAACAACAAAGAGCGTCACACAATGAGAAGAGAACGAGCCAAGCTGGAAAGAGACGACGTGGAGGCAAAGGAGAAACGATTAGCAGAGAATGTTCCTGCCACGATCGAAAGCATGAGGGTGTACGATGAAACGATcaataaagaaattgagGGTGATGAGGAAGACCTTATGCGGTTTTTCAATACTAATAATGGTGAGCCCCCAAAGATTCTGCTCACGACAAATGTGAATGCGAGAAAGAAGGCATATGAATTTGCCAATGTATTGATCGAAATTTTACCAAATGTCACATTTGTTAAACGAAAATTCggtttcaaattgaaggaGATTATTGATATCTgcaagaaaagagattttACAGATGTAGTGATTATCAATGAggacaagaaaaaagtaaCAGGTTTGACGTTCATGCACCTTCCCGAGGGGCCTTCCTTTTATTTCAAGGTAAGCTCATATGTCGAAGTTCAGAAGATATCCGGGCACGGTAGACCAACTAGTCATATTCCCGAGTTGATCTTGAACAACTTCCAGACGAGGTTAGGTAAAACTGTCGGCAAACTGTTCCAATCGATTTTCCCACAGAATCCGGATATAGAGGGTAGACAGGTTATAACTCTGCATAACCAGAGGgattacatttttttcagaagacATCGTTATGTGTTTAGAGACGAGCAAAAAGTCGGACTACAAGAGCTGGGACCACAATTCACCCTCAAACTGAAGAGATTGCAAAAAGGTTTCAAGGAGGAGACCGAGTGGGAACATAAACCTGAAATGGACaaggagaagaagaagttttaCTTATGA
- the GAR1 gene encoding H/ACA snoRNP pseudouridylase subunit GAR1 (similar to Saccharomyces cerevisiae GAR1 (YHR089C); ancestral locus Anc_5.388) has product MSFRGGSRGGRGGFRGGRGGGRPGGRPMLQGPPDSVLEMGAFLHPCEGDIVCRSINTKIPYFNAPIYLENKTQVGKVDEILGPLNEVYFTVKCSEGVQSASFKEGDKFYIAPDKLLPIERFIPKPKVAGPPKPKKKKSSRGGAPGGRGGARGGFSRGGPRGGSRGGFSRGGSRGGFGGSRGGFSRGGSRGGFGGSRGGSRGGFGGRGGRR; this is encoded by the coding sequence ATGAGTTTTAGAGGCGGTAGCAGAGGAGGCCGTGGAGGTTTTAGAGGAGGCCGTGGAGGAGGCCGTCCAGGTGGCAGACCAATGCTTCAAGGACCTCCAGACAGTGTGCTGGAGATGGGTGCATTTTTGCATCCTTGTGAAGGTGACATTGTTTGTCGTTCGATAAATACCAAGATTCCTTATTTCAATGCTCCTATATACTTAGAGAATAAGACTCAAGTGGGTAAGGTCGACGAAATTTTGGGACCACTAAATGAGGTCTATTTCACGGTCAAATGCTCTGAGGGTGTACAATCGGcaagtttcaaagaaggTGACAAATTCTATATTGCACCTGACAAGTTATTACCAATTGAGAGATTTATACCCAAACCAAAGGTCGCAGGCCCACCAAAGCctaagaagaagaagtctTCCAGAGGAGGTGCACCAGGTGGTCGTGGTGGCGCTAGAGGTGGATTTAGCAGGGGTGGACCTAGAGGAGGCTCCAGAGGAGGATTCAGCAGAGGAGGCTCTAGAGGAGGCTTTGGTGGTTCTCGTGGCGGATTCAGCAGAGGTGGCTCCAGAGGTGGATTTGGAGGGTCTCGTGGAGGTTCCAGGGGTGGATTTGGTGGTCGCGGCGGAAGAAGGTGA
- the RTC3 gene encoding Rtc3p (similar to Saccharomyces cerevisiae YHR087W; ancestral locus Anc_5.384), with amino-acid sequence MSSPVKYFYKGEETDLLVFVSSVEEVQEYLKDKSIGKLSQVVEVFKVFTNNAGEGAEGELGEASKSQLANEFGKGKKIEEVIAIILEKGEPNATVESI; translated from the coding sequence ATGTCCAGTCCtgtcaaatatttctaCAAAGGTGAGGAAACCGATCTGCTGGTTTTCGTTTCTTCGGTGGAAGAGGTGCAAgagtatttgaaagacaAGTCTATCGGCAAATTGTCGCAAGTCGTCGAGGTTTTCAAGGTCTTCACCAACAACGCAGGCGAAGGTGCGGAGGGTGAACTTGGTGAGGCCTCGAAGTCGCAGCTGGCCAACGAATTCGGCAAGGGTAAGAAAATCGAGGAAGTTATCGCCATTATCCTTGAAAAAGGTGAGCCAAATGCCACAGTTGAATCCATTTAA
- the MRPS28 gene encoding mitochondrial 37S ribosomal protein uS15m (similar to Saccharomyces cerevisiae MRPS28 (YDR337W); ancestral locus Anc_5.389) has translation MLPLSRTFLPERAVLIGRNLVFSRGFSLTQNVQGLKAVKFLKAQRRRQKNETRQVSLKKSLDTVDPVLGRKDTPFVNRVMAELKEPMVLSGGYDAKEVERLVASVEATKTEQLKISGMNEQLFEPESEQLLKSKHEALLRILSMKNADNKSSMKLALRLAREEFQRFSGDTGSSEVQAACMTVRIYNMVKHVQDHHKDFANTRILRMLVQQRQSILRYLKRDNPEKYYWTIQKLGLTDGSVTREFNMDRHYMQDYKFFGDKILVKDSKKVADQKRREMRKQKRVSRAE, from the coding sequence ATGTTGCCCCTGAGCAGGACTTTCCTACCAGAAAGGGCAGTTCTAATCGGCCGAAATTTAGTTTTTAGTAGAGGTTTCAGTTTAACACAAAATGTTCAAGGATTGAAGGCTGTCAAGTTCTTGAAGGCACAGAGAAGAAGacagaaaaatgaaactagGCAGGTTAGTCTGAAAAAGTCGCTAGATACTGTTGACCCAGTTTTGGGGCGTAAGGATACACCATTTGTGAACCGGGTTATGGCGGAATTAAAGGAGCCAATGGTTTTGTCAGGCGGATACGATGCGAAGGAGGTTGAACGATTGGTGGCTTCGGTAGAGGCCACCAAGACtgagcaattgaaaatctcGGGTATGAATGAACAGCTTTTTGAACCTGAAAGCGAGCAATTGTTAAAGTCAAAGCATGAAGCTCTGTTGAGAATCCTAAGTATGAAAAATGCAGATAACAAAAGCTCGATGAAATTGGCATTGCGTTTGGCCAGGGAAGAGTTTCAAAGGTTCTCTGGGGACACTGGATCTAGTGAAGTACAAGCAGCCTGTATGACAGTGCGTATATACAATATGGTTAAGCATGTGCAGGACCACCACAAGGATTTTGCCAACACAAGAATCTTGAGGATGCTAGTACAACAAAGACAAAGTATTTTGAGGTATTTGAAGAGGGACAACCCGGAAAAGTACTACTGGACTATACAGAAGTTAGGATTAACTGATGGTTCTGTAACGCGTGAGTTCAATATGGACAGACATTATATGCAAGATTATAAGTTCTTTGGTGATAAAATTCTAGTTAAAGACTCGAAGAAGGTTGCTGATCAAAAGCGTAGAGAAATGCGTAAGCAAAAAAGGGTTTCAAGGGCAGAATAG
- the MSN5 gene encoding karyopherin MSN5 (similar to Saccharomyces cerevisiae MSN5 (YDR335W); ancestral locus Anc_5.386) encodes MDSNGATQIVTALEVIYSPKSNNNERLEAQKFLDRVKIHEESPFWGYQICLNNPADYILKHFGLGLLENAIRKNWADYNDEKRIALRKLVMELNYRVSKEDPRYIKQKLAFLWVEVAKRIWGEALKEESPDEIQLANSWADMDNSLMELWNISEASRELALIMFKILFEDVFLLDDLTVLKRMTIIQPLCVMIVCPMDIFATKYKFTDKWTLFKANQQGWFALWVSELTDALKQNNAEYVIRLLETLKTCLNWPLSEVIIKNDTFEALLQCFDSNIPKAQSMALDSMHILLTRPYSNDEHYQIIIDKVFNSMDLLNNVYDRLQFDAEDEIDEIKYPIVKKCVDMISCLYICVFKIKDNNNQIEKYLRLVLKATFNPSLVVSGLTLDVWCNCLRNDDFLPLLDKYVLSDLLQFAADALVYYEQTDGHIAKHFAEIDFQSNSEFQTFCSTYRKRIRDIIRLISCVKLDYAYDWLNNRLNSFFSSPFGQEVLNSTFLDRKSEPYLSALSQFMIIECFINGCIRWKIWYPTGSDYPEKLDQILNKLEILSNQLIVLNIREPLLLKKQIQNFALFLTMLKDNVLFTLLEKIITSATMDYPEIDLEERSAEADAVRDLRYACGIELNRMALLMPESLKEIYGDLENVVAKIMPNLSYHEKISFKSFLLTIVLKSSLDRKEERFSSIVDPELIAWSDQTTVVGLSELPWFMERLGIVQIAEYFQRRGINENSDLLSISIDDEGKKLKSDLTKRWQTLFPVRATRMFIHYSMQSVKKDEEFRMLQDMWRPRIVPILPYIMRLLYQLQAYHDSENWKDLPVTVQSFVKYSTIERFWEAGASNKSKDEFIDEHMKAMQTLRDFADSVGHIIRYTREYTLLVISAISTLGNVFFDIDEAPQLLIDSIAIYKPGTNEISSGVSTHGWKHIVNVAIRPLLKNCPEESAPKFMKAFLPKFFETLDLLLCRKWSVYMDDINVEPLRTDDEEMTEEILEENLLRQLTTVVVRIVIDCVGQGGTNNQSAKSKFSSHQLMMRSIIFQDINILAPFLKLLNHLMSFRDSKCSFNAILVMRCCLNDVLIQQDGVDEFFTIEVMKNLLLNVLCKSSFKDSFYEALNVFTVLFLTLCKEYKPARGYLYELSHGYDIDTLYDNLKSVDHYRNQRALMVEFIDWVKAARGDADADDVNCHSAIENNRQQKREATLKKANERLVRKQKEDGDILDDPNTEDAAFGSLFGS; translated from the coding sequence ATGGATTCTAACGGTGCAACCCAAATTGTCACGGCATTGGAAGTGATATACTCTCCGAAATCAAATAATAACGAACGTCTTGAAGCACAAAAGTTTCTTGATAGGGTAAAAATTCATGAAGAATCACCTTTCTGGGGCTACCAGATATGCCTTAATAATCCAGCAGACTACATCTTAAAGCATTTTGGTTTAGGTTTATTGGAAAATGCAATCAGGAAGAATTGGGCAGATTATAACGATGAGAAAAGGATTGCATTGAGAAAATTGGTTATGGAGTTGAACTATAGAGTTTCAAAGGAAGATCCGAGATACATAAAACAGAAACTTGCATTTTTATGGGTAGAAGTAGCGAAAAGGATATGGGGTGAGGCtctgaaagaagaatcgCCTGATGAAATACAGTTGGCCAATTCTTGGGCTGATATGGATAATAGCTTAATGGAATTATGGAATATAAGTGAAGCTTCCAGAGAGTTAGCATTGATAATGTTTAAAATTCTGTTTGAGGATGTTTTTTTACTGGACGATTTAactgttttgaaaagaatgacCATAATTCAACCTCTGTGTGTCATGATAGTTTGTCCTATGGATATTTTCGCCACAAAATACAAATTTACAGATAAATGGACTCTATTTAAAGCAAATCAACAAGGTTGGTTTGCATTATGGGTTTCAGAATTAACTGATGCGTTAAAGCAGAATAATGCAGAATATGTTATAAGACTTTTAGAAACTTTAAAGACCTGTCTAAATTGGCCATTGAGTGAAGTTATAATTAAAAATGATACTTTTGAAGCCTTATTGCAATGTTTTGATAGTAATATACCAAAAGCTCAATCAATGGCTTTAGATTCTATGCATATTTTGTTAACTCGTCCCTATAGCAATGATGAGCATTATCAAATCATTATTGATAAAGTATTCAACAGTATGGATCTTTTAAATAATGTTTATGATCGTTTGCAGTTTGACGCTGAAGATgagattgatgaaattaaaTATCcaattgtgaaaaaatgCGTTGACATGATCAGTTGCCTATACATTTGtgtattcaaaattaaGGACAATAATAAtcagattgaaaaatatttaagGCTAGTGTTGAAAGCAACCTTCAATCCAAGTTTAGTCGTCAGTGGATTAACTTTGGATGTTTGGTGTAATTGTCTCAGAAATGATGATTTCTTACCCCTATTGGACAAGTATGTGCTATCCGATTTATTGCAGTTTGCGGCTGATGCGCTTGTTTATTATGAACAAACTGATGGTCATATTGCAAAACATTTTGCCGAGATAGACTTTCAATCTAATTCCGAATTTCAAACGTTTTGTTCCACCtacagaaaaagaattagaGATATTATAAGGCTAATATCTTGCGTTAAACTAGATTATGCATACGACTGGTTGAATAACAGATTGAATTCATTCTTTAGCTCACCATTCGGTCAAGAGGTTTtaaattcaacttttcttgaCAGAAAATCAGAGCCTTACCTAAGTGCCTTgtctcaattcatgataatTGAGTGTTTTATTAACGGGTGTATACGATGGAAAATATGGTATCCAACAGGTTCGGATTATCCAGAAAAACTggatcaaattttgaacaaactagagatattatcaaatcaattgatCGTTTTAAACATAAGAGAGCCGTTACTTTTAAAGAAACAGATTCAGAATTTCGCTCTCTTTTTGACAATGCTGAAGGACAATGTCTTGTTTACATTATTAGAAAAGATTATAACAAGTGCCACAATGGATTACCCCGAAATTGATCTTGAAGAACGCAGCGCTGAAGCGGATGCGGTTAGGGATTTGAGGTATGCATGTggaattgaattgaatagAATGGCCTTGTTAATGCCAGAATCTCTGAAGGAAATATATGGGGATCTGGAAAATGTTGTTGCAAAGATAATGCCAAATTTATCATaccatgaaaaaatttcattcaaatctttCCTTTTGACAATCGTATTGAAGTCTTCTCTTGACAGGAAGGAAGAGAGATTTTCATCAATCGTTGATCCCGAGTTAATTGCTTGGTCCGATCAAACAACAGTTGTTGGACTTTCGGAGTTACCGTGGTTTATGGAGAGGTTAGgaattgttcaaattgCAGAGTATTTCCAAAGAAGAGGTATAAATGAGAATAGTGATCTATTGTCGATATCAATTGACGATGAAGGTAAGAAGTTAAAATCAGACTTGACTAAACGTTGGCAGACTTTATTCCCTGTTCGGGCAACTAGAATGTTCATCCACTATTCGATGCAAAGTGTCAAAAAAGACGAAGAATTTAGAATGTTACAAGATATGTGGAGACCAAGAATTGTACCCATACTTCCATATATCATGAGATTGCTATATCAGTTGCAAGCATATCATGATTCAGAAAATTGGAAAGACTTGCCTGTTACTGTTCAGTCATTTGTAAAGTATTCAACGATAGAAAGGTTTTGGGAAGCAGGTGCTTCCAATAAATCGAAAGATGAATTTATTGATGAACATATGAAAGCTATGCAAACTTTAAGGGACTTTGCAGACTCTGTTGGACATATCATAAGATATACAAGAGAGTATACACTCCTCGTCATAAGTGCAATATCAACTTTGGGAAATGtgttttttgatattgatgagGCACCACAGCTATTGATTGATTCAATTGCTATTTACAAACCTGGAACTAATGAAATTAGTTCGGGCGTATCAACACATGGTTGGAAACATATTGTCAATGTTGCTATTCGACCactgttgaagaattgtCCCGAAGAGTCAGCCCCTAAGTTTATGAAAGCATTCCTACCAAAGTTTTTTGAGACTCTAGATCTTCTGCTGTGCAGGAAGTGGTCTGTATATATGGATGATATTAACGTGGAACCGCTGCGTACAGACGATGAGGAAATGACAGAAGAGATTTTGGAAGAGAATTTATTGCGCCAGTTGACTACTGTTGTTGTTCGAATAGTCATCGACTGTGTTGGACAGGGAGGTACTAATAATCAAAGTGCAAAAAGTAAATTCAGTTCACAtcaattgatgatgagaagcatcattttccaagatataaatattttagCACCTTTCCTAAAGTTACTGAACCATTTGATGTCGTTCAGAGATAGTAAATGTTCATTTAACGCTATACTAGTGATGCGATGCTGCCTAAATGACGTTTTAATTCAACAAGATGGCGtagatgaattttttacaaTCGAGGTTATGAAGAATCTATTATTGAATGTTTTATGCAAAAGTTCATTTAAGGACTCTTTTTATGAAGCGTTGAATGTTTTCactgttttgtttttgactCTCTGTAAGGAATATAAGCCAGCGCGAGGCTATTTATATGAATTATCGCATGGCTATGACATTGACACACTTTACGATAATCTAAAGAGTGTGGATCACTACAGGAACCAAAGGGCCTTAATGGTTGAGTTTATTGATTGGGTGAAGGCAGCACGCGGTGATGCTGACGCGGATGATGTGAACTGTCATTCTGCAATAGAGAATAACAGACAACAAAAGAGAGAGGCGACACTGAAAAAAGCAAACGAAAGACTCGTCAGAAAACAGAAGGAAGATGGAGATATTTTGGATGACCCTAATACGGAAGATGCAGCGTTTGGAAGTCTTTTTGGCTCTTGA
- a CDS encoding homoserine O-acetyltransferase family protein — protein MRALRPMIPLRMVSKRLISKTVNLRVPISTNPAMKFPCLDRLEQISEELKQRNGERAELPDSVESGKRGNEDPVYGNVKSGFELFHSYEPLFLDYCGVLPNFQIAYETWGKLNEDKSNAILIHTGLSASSHAHSSPLNKNPGWWEDFIGPNNKALDTNKWFLICTNVLGGCYGSTGPSSLDPADNLPYATRFPMLSVHDIIRAQNRLIKEKFGISKLYCSLGSSLGGMQSLCYGQLFPNEVQRVVSVSGCARSHPTSIAMRHAQRQVLMADPNWNRGFYYNTKEFPNRIPPHVGLKLSREIATISYRSGPEWESRFGSERIDDEKSPVLCSDFLIESYLDHQGQKFALEYDANSMLYLSKAMDLFDLSQSNLNRSAMKREHARMLFEANKLNTTCEEILQPPKRKKSRTTSEDEVRKDLVEGMKSLRDLNVLIIGVKSDALMPHWQQRGIYEVLGGDNNHKAIHIELQESQSLFGHDTFLLDQENVGGNIGKFLCNDL, from the coding sequence ATGAGGGCGTTAAGACCGATGATACCATTACGAATGGTGAGCAAAAGGCTCATTTCGAAAACAGTGAATCTCAGAGTACCAATAAGTACCAATCCCGCCATGAAATTCCCTTGTTTGGACAGGTTAGAGCAAATATCTGAAGAGCTGAAACAACGAAATGGCGAACGAGCTGAATTGCCGGATTCCGTCGAAAGTGGCAAGAGAGGCAACGAAGACCCGGTTTATGGAAATGTCAAGTCAGGCTTTGAATTGTTTCATTCTTATGAGCCTCTTTTCCTGGATTATTGCGGCGTCTTACCCAATTTTCAGATCGCCTACGAAACCTGGGGTAAACTGAATGAGGACAAATCGAATGCGATACTTATACACACTGGCCTTAGTGCCTCATCACACGCACATTCCTCACCTTTGAATAAAAACCCGGGCTGGTGGGAGGACTTTATAGGTCCTAATAATAAGGCTCTAGATACGAATAAATGGTTTTTAATCTGTACAAATGTACTGGGAGGGTGCTACGGTTCCACGGGACCTTCCTCTTTGGATCCAGCAGATAATCTCCCGTATGCTACACGATTTCCTATGTTGAGTGTTCATGATATCATAAGGGCTCAAAATAGGCtcataaaagaaaagtttggTATCTCTAAGTTATATTGTTCTTTGGGGAGTTCTCTGGGAGGAATGCAATCCTTATGTTACGGACAACTCTTCCCAAATGAAGTGCAAAGGGTCGTAAGTGTAAGTGGCTGTGCAAGATCACACCCCACAAGCATTGCCATGAGACATGCCCAGAGACAGGTTTTAATGGCAGATCCGAATTGGAACCGTGGTTTCTATTATAACACTAAagaatttccaaatagAATCCCACCACACGTTGGCTTGAAACTTTCCCGTGAAATAGCAACAATTTCGTATAGATCCGGACCCGAATGGGAGTCTAGATTTGGCTCCGAAAGGATAGATGACGAGAAGTCACCTGTGCTTTGCTCTGATTTTTTAATCGAGTCGTATCTAGATCACCAAGGACAAAAATTCGCCCTCGAGTATGATGCGAATTCCATGCTTTATCTTTCCAAGGCAATGGACTTATTCGATTTGTCACAGTCGAACTTAAATAGAAGTGCAATGAAACGTGAGCATGCCAGAATGCTTTTCGAGGCTAACAAATTGAACACAACATGCGAGGAGATTCTTCAGCCtccaaaaagaaagaaatcaagaacTACCTCTGAAGACGAAGTCAGAAAAGATCTCGTGGAAGGTATGAAATCTCTTAGAGACCTGAATGTATTAATAATTGGTGTCAAAAGTGACGCTTTGATGCCTCACTGGCAACAAAGAGGCATATATGAAGTGTTGGGGGGTGATAACAATCACAAAGCAATCCATATAGAATTACAAGAGTCGCAATCTTTATTTGGACACGATACTTTCCTTCTTGACCAAGAGAATGTTGGCGGCAATATCGGAAAGTTTCTCTGTAATGATTTATAA
- the MRX8 gene encoding translation initiation/elongation factor MRX8 (similar to Saccharomyces cerevisiae YDR336W; ancestral locus Anc_5.387): MKKLQSKTLLDAIRSVSQNTFNVKTIVQNTKVNELQLNDTSKKITRKSLQAGKKLKKEASKIPGWYEYNKVFNINYDEPTSSEINSSNHFFNSADTKYEWSVGNFTDIPGEKLRKKYEARTTNSSNEAGLKKKYPGKTYVPFELVNGLPEVTFLGKSNVGKSTLLNNLTTDLKNSALNVFAKASKRAGFTKTLNSFNIGNRVRFIDTPGYGYRSSLEQGDLTTEYLLHRKELVRSFLLISGEQGIGELDKAIIDFMHQNGVPFEIVFTKMDKVDNLVKFRESIDESGLLNLPTLPRLIFTNAYTSKTCSKRYGVDLLRSIILQSCGLQSGLKSSRKKQK, from the coding sequence ATGAAAAAGCTTCAATCGAAAACTCTCTTGGATGCTATAAGAAGTGTCAGTCAAAATACCTTCAATGTCAAGACTATTGTTCAAAACACAAAAGTGAACGAATTACAGCTAAATGACACCTCAAAGAAGATCACAAGGAAATCGCTGCAAGCAGGAAAAAAACttaaaaaagaagcaagcAAAATCCCAGGATGGTACGAGTACAACAAAGTCTTTAATATCAATTACGATGAACCGACAAGTTCGGAGATCAACTCAAGCaatcatttcttcaattcgGCAGACACAAAATATGAATGGAGTGTCGGCAACTTCACTGATATACCAGGAGAAAAGCTTAGAAAGAAATATGAAGCTCGAACCACTAATTCTTCCAACGAAGCAGGTCTTAAGAAGAAATATCCCGGCAAGACGTATGTGCCATTTGAACTTGTGAATGGCTTGCCGGAAGTAACATTTTTGGGCAAATCCAACGTCGGTAAATCGACACTTTTAAACAATCTGACTACGGATCTTAAAAACAGTGCGCTTAATGTCTTTGCAAAAGCATCCAAAAGAGCAGGATTTACTAAAACATTGAACTCCTTCAATATCGGGAACCGAGTACGGTTCATAGATACACCTGGCTATGGTTATAGAAGCTCTCTTGAACAAGGCGATCTGACCACCGAGTATCTATTGCATAGGAAGGAACTCGTTAGAAGTTTTCTATTAATATCTGGTGAGCAAGGAATTGGTGAATTGGACAAGGCGATCATAGATTTCATGCATCAGAATGGAGTTCCTTTTGAGATTGTTTTCACCAAGATGGATAAAGTAGACAATTTGGTCAAGTTTCGCGAAAGTATTGACGAGAGTGGACTCTTAAATTTACCGACTTTGCCAAGACTAATATTCACGAATGCTTACACCTCGAAAACTTGTTCTAAAAGGTACGGGGTAGACCTGCTACGGTCAATCATTTTGCAAAGCTGCGGATTACAATCAGGTCTCAAATCTTCCCGAAAGAAGCAAAAATGA